The sequence TAAATTTTTTAAAATTTTTAAGAAGAATATTAATTACTGCATAATATATGTTTTATGTCTAAAGCAAAAATATTGCTGCCGTTTTCATAAGTATACGTTATTTTAACTTTATGTTTGTCAAGTATATATTTAGTTACATATAGGCCAAGACCCATACCTTCTTTGTTTTTTAACGACGTTTCTTTTGAAAATGGTTCAAACATTTTATCTGTGTCAATTTGAGATTTTTCTCCTGAATTTAAAAAGAATATTTTNNNNNNNNNNTATACACTGACTGTTTTGTCAAAAGAAAATTTTATACCATTATCCAGTAAATTTTTTATGGCTATAGAAAAAAAATTAATATCAACTTTAATAGTATAATTTACATCCGGTTTATATTTAACTTTTTCGTCTTCCAGAAATAATAATTTTTTTGCTGACTCAAGAATTTGTGAAAATTTGTAGCATTTTGATGAATCTTCTATATTTTTTAATGCTATTTGTTCTATCGAAAGCAATTCATTTATAAGCACATCTAGCCTTTTAAAAATTTTTAAAAAATTTTGCTTTCTGTTTTCATCATTTAACAACTCACTAGCTATCATACCTTTTGCAATTGGTGTTTTTAGCTCGTGAGCTACATTGCGCAAAAACCACTGCCTTAATTCTGTGCTTTTTTTTAAATTAGATATAGCTTCTTGAAATTCTTTTGCAAGAAAACCTACCTCATCCTGTCTTTTTAAATCAAAATTTATATCTAGATTGCCTTTTTTAAATTCCTCAATTTTTTTTCTTAATACTTTTATAGGATATATGGACTTCAAAATACTTATATACAAAAATAAAATACTTACAATAAAAACTACCCATAAAATAAGTATGAAATCTGGAGCTGAAAATTTTTGTCCTTTTTTTAGCAAAAAGCTTTTGAAAGGTGTATGTATATATAAATAAGTATTGGATTTAAACTTAAGCAAAACCCAGTTTTGCCTTCCAGCAGGCATTTCTTTTTTTAACAACACTTTTGCATGTTTTAGTATGTGATTTATTTCTTCTGGATTTTCAATAATATTTATATTTTCTGATTGAGCATATGTATTTAAGTTTTTTGTTCGTACAAGCAACATGCTTTTTCGTATGAATTCAAAATCAGATTGTCTTTGGAGTGTTATGTAGACAAACAAAAAAAGTATAGTAGAAACAATAAATGTTAAGATAAAAATTAGATTTAATTTAAATAAAATAGAGTTTTTGTTCATTCTACAAATTTATAACCAAGACCCCTGATAGATTTTATATAGCGAGGTTCTTTAGGATCATCATTAATTTTTTTTCTTATGCGGCTAACTATAACGTCTACACTTCTATCTATGCTTTCATAATCCATGGTTTTTGTATTTTCTAAAATAAAGTCTCTGGTTAGGACACGGTTTTTGTTTTTTAAAAATAGTGCCAGTACTTCATATTCGGCTGAGGTCAGGTTTAATTTGTTGTTTTTATAAATTATTGTCATTTCATTTTCGTTAATTTGAAATTCACTTTTTTCATGTTTTGAGTTTTTAGGTTTTTTTACTCTTCTTAAAAGCGCCTGTATACGTGCAACAAGCTCACGTGGATTATATGGTTTGGCAAGATAATCATCTGCCGCTAATTCGAGAGCCAAAACTTTATCTGAGTAATCGTTGCGCGCAGAAGATATGATTATAGGTATATCAAGATTATTATTTATAATTTTTTTGCATACATCTATACCATCTAATTCCGGCAAACTCAGATCCAGGATCAAAAGATCAAATTTTGATTTTTCAAGCGCTTGCAATCCCTTAATTGGAGACTCATAGTTTGTAATTTTCATGTTAAATTGAGCTAAATATTCTTTTAATAGTTCTGCAAGCTCTGTATCATCTTCAATCATCAATATGTTAACCATAGTTTACACCAAATAAGTCTGGGTTTTACCCCAGACTTAATATAGCACAGTGTTTAAAAATTTTCTATTGAACTTTGGATTTTAAGTAATCTATTCTGTTTTGAAGCATTTGTTGTTTGCTTTCCATATTTTTTAGAGCAAATTGCATCCTTTGTTTTTGCAAGTCCACAAATTTCTGTCTTTGCTGTGGTGTTAAAATATTAAAAAAACGCTCCATATAATTTGCCCTGTTTTGTGCTCTTAATCTAGCATTATATTCAGATTCTTCAATAAATATTTTTTTATTGAAATTTCCAGATGCAATTGCATCATACATTGGCATTTTATAGTTTGACTGACTTTTTGTAAAGTTTTGTAATGCCTCTTGCCTTAATTGTTCAATTTGTTTAATTTGCTCTGGTGTTAAATTTAATTCTTTTTGCATGTATTGATATCCAAAACCACCTCTTGAGTTGCATTCAAAGCCTCTATGTATTCCAAAACTACCACCTGGCATGCCTCCAAAGCCACCAGCAAATCCTGCACTAACGCTTGTTCCAAACAATGTTGCCGCTAAAAGTGCACTTACAAATGTCTTTTTCATAAAAGACCTCCTTAACTTAAATTTTCTATTTTAAATACTATAAAAGCTTTGTAAATATAGTTTAAATCAATTGTAAATGTATTGTAAATGAAATATTGACTTTATGCATAATATAATTATACTTATATGGTTACAAATTTAGTAACTATTGGAGGAAGAATTGAAAATTTACGATCTTATAGTAATAGGGATGGGTCCAGCCGGCATGGCAGCATCTGCTATGGCAAGTGCTTTTGGCTTAAATGTTTTGGCAATAGAAGAAAATAAAGTAGGCGGAGAGTGCTTAAATTGTGGTTGTATACCAAGTAAAGCCTTATTAAAAACTGCCCAAGTAAATCAAATTTCACATAATTTGGAAAAATTTGGAATTATATCAAATATTTTTACAGATCCAAAAGAATCCCTTGATATAGTAAGACAAAAAATTAGCCGAATAAGTGGTAAAAAACTTATGCAGGCTTTTGAAAGGGTAGAGTTAATTATAAATAAAGGGAATGCAGAGTTTGTAGACACTCAATCTGTAAGAGTAGATGGAAATGTATATAAGGCAAAAAAAATATTTATAGCAACAGGCACAAAACCTTTTATACCAGATATAGAAGGATTAAATGAAATTGATGAATCATTTAAACTTACGAATATGAATTTGTTTACTCAAAAAAATATACCAGGAAGCCTTACAATTATAGGTGGAGGCGCAATTGGATGTGAGATGGCTCAAGGTTTTGCAAGGNNNNNNNNNNCGGAAATTATGAGATTTTTAAGAATGGATTAGAGAATGATGATGTTTTAAAGAAATATAATGATGTACGTTTGGTTATTGCGACAAAAAAAATAAAATTAAATGAATCTGATAGGGTTCTTGCTGCAGAGCATGATCCAAAAGTATACATTTGGAATGAGCAATTCTTTGATTACTATAAAGATTTAAAAAAGAAAATATTAATGTATTTAATAAAACGCCAATAAAGCGCGTTTATCAAAAAGATGATAAAGTGGTTGTTGAAGCCGATTCCAATTCATTTGAAAGCGATAAAATACTAATTGCAACAGGCAGAAAGCCCAACCTTGAAGAGTTAAAACTAGACATTGCAGGAATAAAATACAATAAAAAAGGCATAGTTGTGGATAAAGCTTTAAGAACGAATATAAAACATATATATGCAATTGGGGATTGCAATGGTATTTCTAATTTTTCGCATTCTGCGATGCATCAAGGCATGATTGCTCTAATTAATGCAATAAATCCATTACCATTTAAAATTCATTATGATAGGTATTTTGTGCCATGGTCTGTATTTACATCACCAGAAATAGCTAGCGTGGGTTTAACGCAAGAAGAAGCATTAAAAAAAGGTCTTGAGGTTGTCATTATAAAAAAAGATTACGCAAGTTATGGCAGGGCTATTGTAGATGGGGCAACAGAAGGCTTTATAAAAGTTATAGCCAACAAAAAAGGCAGAATTTTTGGTGCTACAATAGTAGGTGAAAACGCAAGCGAGATAATACACGAGTGGGTTTTGGCTATGCAATTTAAATTATCTATGTTTGATATTTTAATGACGCAGCACTCTTTTCCTACAATATCTATGTTGAATAAAATGGTTAGCGAAGATTGGATGATGGGTAAACTTCAACAAAGCAAAATAATAAAAAAAATTGCAGTTAAACTTTTTAGAGTGTAGTTTGTTTAGGTTTTAGATATTGGCAATTTTATAATTGCTTTAAATATATCTTTTGTTGTAGTAATGTCAATGTCGCCATTTAAAATACTGAGCGTTTTATAAACTAAATAAAGTCCAAGGCCCTTACCAAAGTGAAGTGTTTGTGAGCTAGCTTCAATTTCAGTTTCATATGTATTTTCAACTTTGATATGCAGATAGTTGCCAACAATGTGTGATTCGATTTGAAGGATACCGCCTTCAATATTGTATTTAATAGCATTGTCAATTAAATTTCTCAATAAAATATAGAATATATTCTGGTATGTATTAATTTTTACATCTTCAATATTAAGTTTAGGTTTTATGTTTTTAGAAGAAAGAGCGAAGCTTAATTCCTGTAAAATTGTATTTATGATGGTTTTTATATATATTTCGGACTCACCTTGTTTTTTTGTAACATCAAATTTTTTTATTTCCAGTATACCATTTAGTATATTTTTTATACGATCAATACTATTTTTAATACGCTCATCTTCGCTAATTAAGCTAATATATGCGAGTGGAGTAAGAACTTCATGGGCTACTGTGTCTAAAAATTCTTCAGTAGTTTTATATAAAGATAAAAGTGGTGTAGACCACTTTTGTGATAGGACATAACTGATTCTATGATAAAGCGCTACAATAAACAAAGATATTATTAATGCAATACCAAAAAAATAAGCAATATTTTTATAAATATCATTAAGCGAATATGCTGCAATAATTTGAATATGTCCAAGCGTGGCATCTTCAAAACCTGTTTTTCTAAAAGCAAGACCAGCAAATTGAAAATTTTTTTCTTTTGATTGTGTAATTTTTTCAATTAAATCTTTATTTATACTTACATTTGAACTCATTACTTTATTTTTATTGTCAATTATCAAATAAAAAATATCTTGAGGTTTGCTTTGATATATACCTGTTGTTTTAATTGAAAGCTCAATATTTTCAATTACCCTTTTTGCTAAATTTTCTCTGGTTTTTTGAAGGTCTAAGTATCTTTGATAAGACAAAATACAATCAAAAAAAACAAGCATTATGAAAACTAGCAATGTATGCAAAAGTATAATATTGTTAATGAATTTTTGTATGTATTTATTCATTCATCTATTTTATAGCCATATCCTTTGATGGTCTTAATTAAATCTTTGTCTGAAAGTTTTTTTCTAAGGCTATATATATGCGATTTGAGTGTTTCTATACTGCCATCTTCATTCCATATATAATCTATTAAGTTATCTGTTTTTACAACCTTATTTTTGTTGCGCACTAAATACTCAAGTAACATAAATTCTTTTTGGGTTAGATTTTCTATAGGCTTTGAATCCACATAAACCACGTGTTTTTGTGTGTCAATCTCTATATTTTTAACTTTTAGTATACCTTTTGGCATGTTCCTATTTGCAATAGCTTTTATTCGAGCAAGCAATTCTTCTTTGTAGAAAGGTTTTGTAATATAGTCGTCTATTTGAGCCTCAAAACCTTCTAATTTATCACTCAATGAGCTCTTTACGGTTAAAAAAATAGCTGGTGTAGATATAGTTTTTCTTAATTCTTTTAGAGTATATATGGAATCTTTATTTTTAATAGCTCTATCCATTATAAATAAATCATAAGTACGCGTTTTTGCAAATAAAGAAAAGTCGTCTAATTCAGTTATCCATTCTGTTTCAAAGCCATTTTGTTCAAGCAACTCTTTTAACGCTTTTCCAAGCGTTTTGTCATCTTCCAAAAGTAGGATTTTCATGTTTTTTTGCTTTTTGTATGTTTGATAAGCTTTTCATCATCAATATTGCACTCACTGATCTGTAATAGCAAGCTTCAAACTGATTTTGCGAGAGGCTTTCTTGAGCCTGAGATATATTTTGATCAACCAGATTTAATTGATTTTTATATTCTGGATTGCTGGCAAACTTAGTAACCAGTGGGCTTTTTCTCATTTCTTTGGCCGTGTGTAAGTAAGAAATACACATAGATTTATATGATGGCTCTACTTTTTTGAAATCTTTGCCAAAAACATTTGAAACAAATAATAGACTAAATAAAACTACAAAAAACTTTTTTGACCACATTGATTAACTTTTAATCCTACAATGTAAATTTAAGGTAAAATTTGTTTAAGTATATCTATTTGTTTGTTTTTGATGCTAATTATACCTTCATTTATAAGTTGTTTTTCAATTCTTGAGAATGTTTCTTTACTCATACCAAGAAGCAAAGCAAGCTCCTGTTTTGGTATATCAAGTACAACCGTATTTGATTTTTGTGTTTTTTTCAGGTAGTTTAGATAATTTATGAATTTTTCTTTTGCATTTTGTGTAGATAAACGCTCAATTATGTCGACAAGATAATTAATTCTTTGTGTAAACATAAGTATTATATTTAGTGATAACTCAGGGTGCAATTTTAAAATTGAAATGAGTTTGTCTTTATCAATACCTACCATTGTTGAATTAACAAGCATTTGTGCATTTACAGGGTATGTATCTTGCGTAAGCAAAATTTCAGCAAAAAATTCATTATTTCCAATAAAACGTATAACACATTCGTTGCCTTTTTCATCCAATCTATATAATTTAATTTTGCCATCAATGAGATAATAAATTATAGAACCTTTTTGACCCTGCCTAAATAGTATTTCACCTTTATATTTTTTTATAATAGAACATGTTTGTTCAAACAGATTTAATATTTGTGGATCATTTATTCCTAAAAATGATTTAAGTATTTGTTGTATTATTTTTTTATCCTTTTCTTTTTCGTACATGCTATGATAGAATAACTAATAGTTGCTTTTATGTCAACAGGTTATTGCTAAGATTGAACTTGCAAATACTAAAGCTTAGATTTATAATTAAAAAAGATGCTATAGGAAATTATTTTATCAAGGGGTATTTATGGAACAAAAGACTATTGGTTATTCCAGACAATATATTGATCAAAACGATATAAATGCAGTTGTTGAAGTTTTAAAAAGCGACTTTTTGACAACAGGTCCAAAAGTAGGCGAGTTTGAAGAAGCAATAAAAAAATATTTGAATGTAAAGCACGCAGTGTGCGTATCAAGCGGTACAGCTGGTTTACATATAGCAGCATTAAGTTTGCTTAATAAAGGTGATAAGGTTCTTACAACTCCAAACTCATTTTTAGCTACCTCAAATGCAATAGTTTACGCAGGCGCTATTCCCGTTTTTGTAGATATAGATTCTCATGCCAATATTGATCTAAACTTATGTGAAGATATATTAAAAAAAGACAATTCTATAAAGGCAATTTTTGCTGTGGATTTTGCCGGGAACATGGTTGATCCAAAAGGGTTAATGTATTTGAAAGAAAAATATGGTGTAAAAATATTAGAAGATTGTGCCCACTCGCTTGGTGCAACCTGGGAAAACTACAAAGCAGGTGATTGTAAATTTTGTGATGTTGCAACTTTATCCTTTCATCCAGTGAAAAGCATAACAAGTGCTGAAGGCGGTTGTATTGCAACCAACAATGATTCTATTGCAAAAAAAGCTCTAATGCTTAGAAACCATGGTATTGTAAGAGACAGGAATGAGTTTATTTATAAAGATGATGATAATCCTTTGTATTTTGAAATGCAGGATCTGGGTTTTAATTACAGGCTTAGCGATGTTCACAGCGCCCTTGGTTTGTCTCAACTAAAAAAAATAGATTTTTTTTTAGAAACCAGGAGAAAGCTTGCAAAAATCTACGATGAAGCTTTTATAAATACACCAATAAAACCATTGCATACAAATGCTGAAAGCTCTTATCATCTTTACGTTGTAAGAGTTAATTTTAAAACTCTAGGCAAAAATAGATCCTATATAATGAAATCACTAAAATCAAAAGGTATCTCTCTTCAAACGCATTATATGCCTATAAATGCTCAGCCATTCTACAAAAATATGGGCTATAATCCTCATTCTACGCCTAAAGCGCTTGAATACTATAGTCAGTGTTTATCGATTCCTTTGTTTGTAGGATTAACCACACAGGATCAAGAATTTGTTATTGATGCTTTGAAATCCGAAATTTTATCTTAGAATAATGTAGATTTTTCGATTAACACCTGATTTACGGCAACACGACCTTTTGGTGTCTTTTTTATATACCCGCATTGTAACAGGTATGGTTCTACAACTTCTTCAATTGTTTTTTTATCTTCACCTAAACTTGATGCAAGTGTTTCTATGCCTACAGGTCCTCCATTAAATACATTATTTATAATATCCAGATATTTTTTGTCCAGATAATCCAGACCGTTTTCATCAATATTTATAATTTCCAGCGCTTCCTGGGTTATATTTTTTGTAATTTTATCAATTTGTTTTACTTGTGCCAAATCTCTTACACGTCTTAAAATTTTATTTGCTATACGGGGCGTTGAGCGTGAGCGCTGAGCAATAATTTGTGCACTTTCATCATCAATTTTTATATTGAGAACAAAGCTTGAACGTTTAATAATGCTTACAAGTTCATCTAAACTGTAATAATCAAGCCTTAACACAAGCCCAAACCTATCTCTTAGCGGGTTTGTGAGCATTCCTATGCGTGTTGTAGCGCCAACGAAAGTAAATTTTGGAAGATCCAATCGAAGTGTTTTAGCACCAGGCCCCTGTCCGACGACAATATCTAATTTAAAATCTTCAAGGGCTGAATAAAGCATTTCTTCAATATTACGGTTAAGCCTGTGTATTTCATCCACAAAAAGCACATCTTTATCATCTAAACTTGTTAATATTGCAGCAATATCTCCGACTTTTTCTATAGAAGGACCGCTTATTGTTATTATATTTGAACCCATTTCTTTGGCTATTATATGTGCAAGCGTGGTTTTTCCTATGCCAGGAGGCCCATAGAGCAAACAATGCTCTATGGGTTCGTTGCGTTTTTTTGCTGCGGCTATTGCAAGTGATAAATTTTCAACTACATGTTTTTGACCAATGTAATCATTTAGCCTTTCTGGCCTTATAGACACATTAACTTCACTGTTTGCTTGAAAGCGTTTCATGTATGGATTTAGCTGCTTTTTTACCGGCACCAACAGCTAAAATAACTGTAGCTGCACCAGTTACTATATCACCGCCTGCCCAAACTTTTGGATGTGTAGTTTTACCGTTTTCATCAGCAACAAAATAGCCCCATTTATTTGTTTCAACACCTGTTGCGCTTCTTGCTACAATAGGATTTGCACTTTGACCAATTGCAACAATAACTGTATCTGCATCTATCACAAAATTTGAACCTTTAATTTCTTTTGGTCTTCTTCTACCTGATTCGTCTGGTTCGCCTAGCTCCATTCTAACACATTCTATGCCTACTACATTTCCATATTCATCACCCAATACTTTAACTGGGTTTGTTAACATTTCGAATTTTATACCTTCTTCTTCTGCATGTTCAATTTCTTCTGCTCGTGCTGGCATTTCTTTTCTGCTTCTTCTATAAACAATTATAGCTTCTTTTGCACCAAGTCTTTTGGCTGTTCTAACTGCATCCATAGCAACATTGCCACCACCAACCACAACTGCGCGTTCACCTACCCTTATCGGCGTTGCATAATTTGGAAATTCATATGCTTTCATTAGATTTGATCTTGTTAAAAACTCACTTGCAGAATAAACACCGTTTAAGTTTTCGCCGGGAATATTTAAAAACGACGGTGCTCCGGCGCCATTTGCCAAAAATACTGCATCGTATTCTTCTATTAATTCGTCAACTGATTTGGTTAAACCAATTACATAATTTAGGTTTATTTCTACGCCCAGTTCTTTTATTTGGTCTACTTCATAATCCACTATGGCTTTGGGTAACCTGAATTCAGGTATACCATACACAAGCACACCACCAGCTTTATGAAGTGCTTCATATATTGTAACATCATAGCCCAACTTTGCAAGGTCTGATGCGCATGCAAGACCAGCTGGGCCTGAGCCTACTATAGCTACTTTTTTATTAAGCTTTACAGAAGCTTTTTTAGCATCAGAATAATCGAGCTGTCTAGCCCAATCTGCTACATAACGCTCAAGTCTACCGATAGCAATAGGCTTGCCTTTTTTGTTCATTATGCATGCACCTTCGCATTGTTCTTCTTGTGGGCAAACCCTGCCACATACTGCTGGTAAAGCATTTGTTTTTTTAATTTCTAAAAATGCACCCTTTATATCTTCTTCTATTATTTTTTCAATAAACTCTGGTATTCTAACATCTGCAGGACATCCTGCTACACAGTATGGTGGTTTGCACTGCAAACATCTTTGAGCTTCCTCAATAGCTTCTTCTAAAGAATAGCCTAAAGGTACTTCAAGAAAATTATGTATTCTTTCTTCTGGTTCTTGAGCCCTCATTGGAACTCTATTTTTTTTAAGCTTTTCGGCGGGTTTTAGTTTTTCAGCCATTTGAAGCTTGCCTCCTTATTTTTTCTTCTAATAACATTAAAGCCTCCCTTTCTTGGTCGCAGTACTGCTTTTGTCTTAAAATCATTTCATCAAAGTTAACCAAACTACCTCTAAATTCAGGACCATCCACGCAAGCAAATTTTGTTTTTCCGCCTACGCTTACCCTGCATGCACCACACATGCCAGTGCCATCTACCATAATGGAGTTTAGTGAAACCCATATTTGCTTATTATGTTCATTTGCGACACGCGTGCACATTTTCATCATTATTGGTGGTCCAATTGCCCATATATCTTTTATGGCTTCAGATTCTTTTTTTAATATATCGTCCATAATGTTTGTTACAAAGCCTTTTTGGCCGTATGTGCCATCATCTGTAGCAATATGAAGTTCATTTGATGCTTCTTTCATCTTATCTTCCATTATGATCAGATCCTTTGTGAGTGCTCCTATAATAGATACCACGTAATTACCAAGTTCTTTTAGTTTTTTTGCAATTGGGTGTATTGGTGCTATACCTATCCCGCCACCAATAATTAATACTTTACCACCAAAATTTTCTACCTCAGATGGTATACCCAAAGGACCAACGAAAGCATATAAACTATCACCTTCGTTCATTAAAGAAAGCTCTAATGTGCTTGCTCCAACAACCTGATAAACAATTTGAACCCAGCCTTCTGTGGCGTTTGAATCTGCAATTGTTAAAGGGATTCTTTCGCCTTTTTGATTTGTAATCAGTATTATAAACTGACCAGGCTGGGCTGCTTTTGCAACAAATGGAGCTTCTATCCAGTTGGAATAGATTGTATCGCTCCATTTTTGCTTTTTTAAAATTTTGTACATCAAAAACCCTCCTTTATCTAAAATTTAAAATTTAAACTACCAACAATTGAAGACATATTAAAATCAATAGCACCATTTGTACAACTTTTATCAAATTCTACTATATAATTACTAGACCAATAATTTTTTGGCTTTAAATACAGCCAGGCGTTTAATGGACTATCTTTAGA is a genomic window of Desulfurella sp. containing:
- the pseC gene encoding UDP-4-amino-4,6-dideoxy-N-acetyl-beta-L-altrosamine transaminase, which produces MEQKTIGYSRQYIDQNDINAVVEVLKSDFLTTGPKVGEFEEAIKKYLNVKHAVCVSSGTAGLHIAALSLLNKGDKVLTTPNSFLATSNAIVYAGAIPVFVDIDSHANIDLNLCEDILKKDNSIKAIFAVDFAGNMVDPKGLMYLKEKYGVKILEDCAHSLGATWENYKAGDCKFCDVATLSFHPVKSITSAEGGCIATNNDSIAKKALMLRNHGIVRDRNEFIYKDDDNPLYFEMQDLGFNYRLSDVHSALGLSQLKKIDFFLETRRKLAKIYDEAFINTPIKPLHTNAESSYHLYVVRVNFKTLGKNRSYIMKSLKSKGISLQTHYMPINAQPFYKNMGYNPHSTPKALEYYSQCLSIPLFVGLTTQDQEFVIDALKSEILS
- a CDS encoding Crp/Fnr family transcriptional regulator; amino-acid sequence: MYEKEKDKKIIQQILKSFLGINDPQILNLFEQTCSIIKKYKGEILFRQGQKGSIIYYLIDGKIKLYRLDEKGNECVIRFIGNNEFFAEILLTQDTYPVNAQMLVNSTMVGIDKDKLISILKLHPELSLNIILMFTQRINYLVDIIERLSTQNAKEKFINYLNYLKKTQKSNTVVLDIPKQELALLLGMSKETFSRIEKQLINEGIISIKNKQIDILKQILP
- a CDS encoding Spy/CpxP family protein refolding chaperone, producing the protein MKKTFVSALLAATLFGTSVSAGFAGGFGGMPGGSFGIHRGFECNSRGGFGYQYMQKELNLTPEQIKQIEQLRQEALQNFTKSQSNYKMPMYDAIASGNFNKKIFIEESEYNARLRAQNRANYMERFFNILTPQQRQKFVDLQKQRMQFALKNMESKQQMLQNRIDYLKSKVQ
- a CDS encoding ATP-binding protein: KIFFLNSGEKSQIDTDKMFEPFSKETSLKNKEGMGLGLYVTKYILDKHKVKITYTYENGSNIFALDIKHILCSN
- the ruvB gene encoding Holliday junction branch migration DNA helicase RuvB encodes the protein MKRFQANSEVNVSIRPERLNDYIGQKHVVENLSLAIAAAKKRNEPIEHCLLYGPPGIGKTTLAHIIAKEMGSNIITISGPSIEKVGDIAAILTSLDDKDVLFVDEIHRLNRNIEEMLYSALEDFKLDIVVGQGPGAKTLRLDLPKFTFVGATTRIGMLTNPLRDRFGLVLRLDYYSLDELVSIIKRSSFVLNIKIDDESAQIIAQRSRSTPRIANKILRRVRDLAQVKQIDKITKNITQEALEIINIDENGLDYLDKKYLDIINNVFNGGPVGIETLASSLGEDKKTIEEVVEPYLLQCGYIKKTPKGRVAVNQVLIEKSTLF
- a CDS encoding HAMP domain-containing sensor histidine kinase; the encoded protein is MNKYIQKFINNIILLHTLLVFIMLVFFDCILSYQRYLDLQKTRENLAKRVIENIELSIKTTGIYQSKPQDIFYLIIDNKNKVMSSNVSINKDLIEKITQSKEKNFQFAGLAFRKTGFEDATLGHIQIIAAYSLNDIYKNIAYFFGIALIISLFIVALYHRISYVLSQKWSTPLLSLYKTTEEFLDTVAHEVLTPLAYISLISEDERIKNSIDRIKNILNGILEIKKFDVTKKQGESEIYIKTIINTILQELSFALSSKNIKPKLNIEDVKINTYQNIFYILLRNLIDNAIKYNIEGGILQIESHIVGNYLHIKVENTYETEIEASSQTLHFGKGLGLYLVYKTLSILNGDIDITTTKDIFKAIIKLPISKT
- a CDS encoding response regulator transcription factor, with amino-acid sequence MVNILMIEDDTELAELLKEYLAQFNMKITNYESPIKGLQALEKSKFDLLILDLSLPELDGIDVCKKIINNNLDIPIIISSARNDYSDKVLALELAADDYLAKPYNPRELVARIQALLRRVKKPKNSKHEKSEFQINENEMTIIYKNNKLNLTSAEYEVLALFLKNKNRVLTRDFILENTKTMDYESIDRSVDVIVSRIRKKINDDPKEPRYIKSIRGLGYKFVE
- the gltA gene encoding NADPH-dependent glutamate synthase; protein product: MAEKLKPAEKLKKNRVPMRAQEPEERIHNFLEVPLGYSLEEAIEEAQRCLQCKPPYCVAGCPADVRIPEFIEKIIEEDIKGAFLEIKKTNALPAVCGRVCPQEEQCEGACIMNKKGKPIAIGRLERYVADWARQLDYSDAKKASVKLNKKVAIVGSGPAGLACASDLAKLGYDVTIYEALHKAGGVLVYGIPEFRLPKAIVDYEVDQIKELGVEINLNYVIGLTKSVDELIEEYDAVFLANGAGAPSFLNIPGENLNGVYSASEFLTRSNLMKAYEFPNYATPIRVGERAVVVGGGNVAMDAVRTAKRLGAKEAIIVYRRSRKEMPARAEEIEHAEEEGIKFEMLTNPVKVLGDEYGNVVGIECVRMELGEPDESGRRRPKEIKGSNFVIDADTVIVAIGQSANPIVARSATGVETNKWGYFVADENGKTTHPKVWAGGDIVTGAATVILAVGAGKKAAKSIHETLSSKQ
- a CDS encoding response regulator transcription factor, with product MKILLLEDDKTLGKALKELLEQNGFETEWITELDDFSLFAKTRTYDLFIMDRAIKNKDSIYTLKELRKTISTPAIFLTVKSSLSDKLEGFEAQIDDYITKPFYKEELLARIKAIANRNMPKGILKVKNIEIDTQKHVVYVDSKPIENLTQKEFMLLEYLVRNKNKVVKTDNLIDYIWNEDGSIETLKSHIYSLRKKLSDKDLIKTIKGYGYKIDE
- a CDS encoding FAD-dependent oxidoreductase; this translates as MKIYDLIVIGMGPAGMAASAMASAFGLNVLAIEENKVGGECLNCGCIPSKALLKTAQVNQISHNLEKFGIISNIFTDPKESLDIVRQKISRISGKKLMQAFERVELIINKGNAEFVDTQSVRVDGNVYKAKKIFIATGTKPFIPDIEGLNEIDESFKLTNMNLFTQKNIPGSLTIIGGGAIGCEMAQGFAR
- a CDS encoding ArsS family sensor histidine kinase, yielding MNKNSILFKLNLIFILTFIVSTILFLFVYITLQRQSDFEFIRKSMLLVRTKNLNTYAQSENINIIENPEEINHILKHAKVLLKKEMPAGRQNWVLLKFKSNTYLYIHTPFKSFLLKKGQKFSAPDFILILWVVFIVSILFLYISILKSIYPIKVLRKKIEEFKKGNLDINFDLKRQDEVGFLAKEFQEAISNLKKSTELRQWFLRNVAHELKTPIAKGMIASELLNDENRKQNFLKIFKRLDVLINELLSIEQIALKNIEDSSKCYKFSQILESAKKLLFLEDEKVKYKPDVNYTIKVDINFFSIAIKNLLDNGIKFSFDKTVSV
- a CDS encoding FAD-dependent oxidoreductase, whose protein sequence is MKRVYQKDDKVVVEADSNSFESDKILIATGRKPNLEELKLDIAGIKYNKKGIVVDKALRTNIKHIYAIGDCNGISNFSHSAMHQGMIALINAINPLPFKIHYDRYFVPWSVFTSPEIASVGLTQEEALKKGLEVVIIKKDYASYGRAIVDGATEGFIKVIANKKGRIFGATIVGENASEIIHEWVLAMQFKLSMFDILMTQHSFPTISMLNKMVSEDWMMGKLQQSKIIKKIAVKLFRV